The following proteins come from a genomic window of Achromobacter sp. AONIH1:
- the bioB gene encoding biotin synthase BioB: MQTAYIPVPTIPKPMPESAAWSADEVLKLYDLPFMDLIHRAQQTHRAHFDPNAIQLSSLLSIKTGGCPEDCAYCPQSAHHNTGLEADKLMPLEDVIAAARAAQAGGAQRFCMGAAWRSPKPHHLEAVAEMVSAVKALGMETCVTLGMLAEGQAEQLKHAGLDYYNHNLDTSPEFYGKIISTRTYQDRLDTLERVRDAGINVCCGGIVGMGESRRERAGLIAQLASMEPYPESVPINNLVQVEGTPLAGVEALDPFEFVRTIAVARITMPKAKVRLSAGREQMDDALQALCFMAGANSMFYGDALLTTANPQMQADQRLLARLGMHIDAEPAHEAPACR; encoded by the coding sequence ATGCAGACCGCCTACATCCCCGTCCCGACGATTCCCAAGCCGATGCCCGAATCCGCCGCCTGGAGCGCCGACGAGGTCCTGAAGCTGTACGACCTTCCGTTCATGGACCTGATCCATCGCGCACAGCAGACCCATCGCGCCCATTTCGATCCGAACGCCATCCAGCTGTCCAGCCTGCTGTCGATCAAGACCGGCGGCTGTCCCGAGGATTGCGCCTACTGCCCGCAATCCGCGCATCACAACACCGGCCTGGAAGCCGACAAGCTGATGCCGCTGGAAGACGTGATCGCCGCCGCGCGCGCCGCGCAGGCCGGCGGCGCGCAGCGCTTCTGCATGGGAGCCGCCTGGCGCAGCCCCAAGCCGCATCACCTGGAAGCGGTGGCCGAGATGGTCAGCGCGGTGAAGGCGCTGGGCATGGAAACCTGCGTGACGCTGGGCATGCTGGCCGAGGGCCAGGCCGAACAGCTCAAGCACGCCGGGCTGGACTACTACAACCACAACCTGGACACCTCGCCGGAGTTCTACGGCAAGATCATCTCCACCCGCACCTACCAGGACCGCCTGGATACGCTGGAGCGCGTGCGCGACGCCGGCATCAATGTCTGCTGCGGCGGCATCGTGGGCATGGGCGAGTCGCGCCGCGAGCGCGCCGGGCTGATCGCCCAGCTCGCCAGCATGGAGCCCTACCCCGAATCCGTGCCCATCAACAATCTGGTGCAGGTCGAAGGCACGCCGCTGGCCGGCGTCGAAGCGCTGGATCCGTTCGAATTCGTGCGCACCATCGCCGTCGCCCGGATCACCATGCCCAAGGCCAAGGTCCGGCTGTCGGCCGGCCGTGAGCAGATGGACGATGCGCTGCAGGCGCTGTGCTTCATGGCCGGCGCCAACTCCATGTTCTACGGCGACGCGCTGCTGACCACCGCCAATCCGCAGATGCAGGCCGACCAGCGCCTGCTGGCGCGGCTGGGCATGCACATCGACGCCGAGCCCGCGCACGAGGCGCCGGCGTGTCGCTGA
- a CDS encoding peroxiredoxin produces MTIKVGDRVPDGTLTEFIETETAGCSLGPNAFQVADLVRGKKIALFAVPGAFTPTCSAKHLPGYVEQAAALKAKGVDEIWCVSVNDAFVMGAWGREQGTDGKVRMLADGSALWTKALGLELDLIQRGMGVRSQRYSALIEDGVVKTLNVEAAGKFEVSDAATMLSQA; encoded by the coding sequence ATGACGATCAAAGTCGGCGACCGCGTGCCGGATGGCACCCTGACCGAATTCATCGAAACCGAGACCGCGGGCTGCTCGCTGGGTCCCAACGCCTTCCAGGTCGCCGACCTGGTCCGCGGCAAGAAGATCGCGCTCTTCGCCGTGCCGGGCGCCTTCACGCCGACCTGCTCGGCCAAGCACCTGCCGGGCTATGTCGAGCAGGCCGCCGCGCTCAAGGCCAAGGGCGTGGACGAGATCTGGTGCGTGTCGGTCAACGACGCCTTCGTCATGGGCGCCTGGGGCCGTGAACAGGGCACCGACGGCAAGGTTCGCATGCTGGCCGATGGCTCGGCCCTGTGGACCAAGGCGCTGGGCCTGGAGCTGGACCTGATCCAGCGCGGCATGGGCGTGCGCTCGCAGCGCTATTCGGCCCTCATCGAGGACGGCGTGGTCAAGACGCTGAACGTCGAGGCCGCCGGTAAGTTCGAGGTCAGCGACGCGGCCACCATGCTGTCGCAGGCCTGA
- a CDS encoding dienelactone hydrolase family protein, with translation MNDQDSQFDSLLPPLKLDRRGFIATSVAAGFSLAAGQAVAQTAIATDAAGLLAGKVDIPVADGKMPAYRAAPQGKKNLPTLLVVSEIFGVHEYIQDICRRLAHLGYLAVAPELFARQGDPSRYTDIPKLQAEIISKVPDAQVQRDLDAASAWAAEHGGDAGRLGILGFCWGGRQVWLYAAHNPKLRAGAAWYGQLGGEPSELKPRPVLSAVGDLKAPVLGAYGGKDAGIPLADVDRMRVALAQGPAAAKASRIDIYPEAPHAFHADYRPSYRKAEADQAWQRMLDWFKQNGL, from the coding sequence ATGAACGACCAGGATTCGCAGTTCGACAGCTTGCTGCCGCCCTTGAAGCTGGACCGCCGGGGCTTCATCGCCACGTCGGTGGCGGCGGGATTTTCGCTGGCGGCGGGGCAAGCAGTGGCGCAGACGGCGATAGCCACCGACGCCGCCGGCTTGCTGGCGGGCAAGGTGGACATTCCAGTGGCCGACGGCAAGATGCCGGCCTATCGCGCCGCGCCGCAGGGCAAGAAGAACCTGCCCACGCTGCTGGTGGTGTCCGAGATATTCGGCGTGCACGAGTACATCCAGGATATCTGCCGCCGCCTGGCGCACCTGGGGTATCTGGCGGTGGCGCCCGAGCTGTTCGCGCGCCAGGGCGACCCGTCGCGCTACACCGATATTCCCAAGCTGCAGGCGGAAATCATCAGCAAGGTGCCCGACGCGCAGGTGCAGCGCGACCTGGACGCCGCATCGGCCTGGGCCGCCGAGCATGGCGGCGACGCGGGCCGACTGGGCATCCTGGGGTTTTGCTGGGGCGGACGCCAGGTCTGGCTCTACGCCGCGCACAATCCCAAGCTGCGCGCGGGCGCTGCCTGGTACGGGCAGCTGGGCGGCGAGCCCAGCGAGCTGAAGCCGCGCCCGGTACTGAGCGCGGTCGGGGACCTGAAGGCGCCGGTGCTGGGCGCCTATGGCGGCAAGGACGCCGGCATTCCGTTGGCGGACGTGGACCGCATGCGGGTGGCGCTGGCCCAGGGGCCGGCCGCCGCCAAGGCCTCGCGCATCGACATCTATCCCGAAGCGCCGCATGCCTTCCATGCGGACTACCGGCCCAGCTACCGCAAGGCCGAGGCCGATCAGGCCTGGCAGCGCATGCTGGACTGGTTCAAGCAGAACGGGCTGTAG
- a CDS encoding MFS transporter produces the protein MIATISSFSSLYFATLLMLIGTGLFNTYMGLRLTSQAVSEVWIGALIAGYYFGLVCGARLGHRLIIRVGHIRAFVACAAVATSMILAQTLVDSLPLWLAFRVISGIVMVTEFMVIESWLNEQTENHQRGRVFSVYMVVSGLGTVLGQLALTAYATLDLRPLTLVAMCLVLCLVPIAVTARSHPPTPLPAPLDIRFFLRRVPLSMTVLFVAGNVSGAFYGLAAVYGAKHGMSTSQAAVFVATAVTAGLLSQWPMGWLSDRINRAGLIRFNALLLAVLPALMWGWIELPFWAMLALSAVFGVLQFTLYPLGAAFANDHVESERRVSLSAVLLMTYGVGACVGPMIAGVLMSWGGHSMYYMFVSACALILVWQVRPTRVTGAHQVQEAPTHFVPMPDTLQSSPASAVLDPRVDPETDITIEMVEPDPATAAVQSVDPVAAEAVVTGAAPAAAAAPGAAVSEAAADHPAAAEAARDMGYEAGRVPDAKDLDEDAPESRLRTGT, from the coding sequence ATGATCGCCACCATTTCCTCGTTCTCGTCGCTGTACTTCGCGACCCTGCTGATGCTCATCGGCACGGGCCTGTTCAATACCTACATGGGGCTGCGGCTGACGTCGCAGGCGGTCAGCGAGGTGTGGATCGGCGCCCTGATCGCCGGCTACTACTTCGGCCTGGTGTGCGGCGCCCGACTGGGGCACAGGCTGATCATCCGGGTGGGCCACATCCGCGCCTTCGTGGCCTGCGCGGCGGTCGCCACCAGCATGATCCTGGCGCAGACGCTGGTCGACTCGCTGCCGCTGTGGCTGGCGTTCCGCGTGATCTCCGGCATCGTCATGGTGACCGAGTTCATGGTCATCGAAAGCTGGCTGAACGAACAGACCGAGAACCATCAGCGCGGGCGCGTGTTTTCCGTCTACATGGTGGTGTCCGGCCTGGGCACCGTGCTGGGCCAGTTGGCGCTGACGGCCTATGCGACGCTGGACCTGCGGCCGCTGACGCTGGTCGCCATGTGCCTGGTGCTATGTCTGGTGCCGATCGCCGTCACGGCGCGTTCGCACCCGCCCACGCCTTTGCCCGCGCCGCTGGACATCCGATTCTTCCTGCGCCGCGTGCCGCTGTCCATGACGGTGCTGTTCGTGGCGGGCAATGTGTCCGGCGCGTTCTACGGCCTGGCCGCTGTCTACGGGGCCAAGCACGGCATGAGCACGTCCCAGGCGGCGGTGTTCGTGGCCACGGCGGTGACCGCCGGCCTGCTGTCGCAATGGCCGATGGGCTGGTTGTCGGACCGCATCAACCGCGCCGGGCTGATCCGCTTCAATGCCTTGCTGCTGGCGGTCCTGCCGGCGCTGATGTGGGGCTGGATCGAACTGCCGTTCTGGGCCATGCTGGCCCTGTCCGCCGTATTCGGCGTGCTCCAATTCACGCTGTACCCGCTGGGCGCGGCCTTCGCCAACGACCATGTGGAATCCGAGCGGCGCGTCAGCCTGTCGGCGGTGCTGCTGATGACCTACGGCGTCGGCGCCTGCGTCGGCCCCATGATCGCGGGCGTGCTGATGTCCTGGGGCGGGCACAGCATGTACTACATGTTCGTATCGGCCTGCGCGCTGATCCTGGTCTGGCAGGTGCGGCCGACGCGCGTCACGGGCGCGCACCAGGTGCAGGAAGCGCCCACCCACTTCGTGCCGATGCCGGATACCCTGCAAAGCTCGCCCGCGTCGGCGGTGCTGGATCCCCGGGTCGATCCCGAGACCGACATCACGATCGAGATGGTGGAGCCGGATCCCGCCACGGCCGCCGTGCAGTCTGTCGACCCTGTCGCCGCCGAGGCTGTGGTGACGGGTGCGGCGCCAGCCGCTGCGGCGGCTCCGGGCGCGGCGGTCTCAGAGGCGGCGGCAGATCATCCCGCCGCCGCCGAGGCCGCGCGGGACATGGGCTACGAGGCGGGACGGGTGCCTGACGCGAAAGACCTGGACGAAGACGCGCCCGAATCGCGCCTGCGCACCGGCACCTGA
- the lnt gene encoding apolipoprotein N-acyltransferase, with amino-acid sequence MSPTPRGRLLRGAAGLTLAGAAHALTFAPGPLPDWALAITQVLALAVAARVTLYAPSARQSWARGWLFSFATYALGLYWIFISLHRYGDLAAPLAAAAVLLLSAFLAIFPATACALARRYAPLEPDSPPARALTGALTWAALWAGFEWVRAVLLTGFPWLNIGYAHVDSPLAGWAPLLGVHGMAFLAAFAAAAIATLWQPSRKTPLDGRRALAAGLALALAATGWLLARIDWSRPFGEPLNVRLIQGNIEQSQKFDPALLDQSLRRHLELAALPPMPGEPAPQLTILPETVMPVFQNQLDPRVWEAWRAIAARQNSVIAMGSPLLDVVGGRERYTNSVIGFDGATPVEHLLAGSTAMRYDKRHLVPWGEYVPPGFHWFVDMLDIPLGDFDRGAERQTPFAVGGQHVAFNICYEDLFGPDLLPALQPGPQGEPGATILVNVSNLGWFGDSWALRQHLQIGRLRTIETARPMLTATNTGITAAIDAKGHVAAQLAPMQPGVLPVSVQGMTGLTPYARFGDKLALALVGVVLIGALGATRKRG; translated from the coding sequence ATGAGCCCCACCCCGCGCGGCCGACTCCTGCGCGGCGCGGCCGGCCTGACACTGGCCGGCGCGGCGCACGCCCTGACATTCGCTCCCGGCCCGCTGCCCGACTGGGCCCTGGCCATCACCCAGGTGCTGGCGCTGGCCGTGGCCGCGCGCGTGACGCTGTATGCGCCGTCGGCGCGCCAATCCTGGGCGCGGGGCTGGCTGTTCAGCTTCGCCACCTACGCGCTGGGCCTGTACTGGATCTTCATCAGCCTGCACCGCTACGGCGATCTGGCGGCGCCGCTGGCGGCGGCCGCCGTGCTGCTGCTGTCGGCCTTCCTGGCCATCTTCCCCGCCACGGCCTGCGCGCTGGCGCGCCGCTATGCGCCGCTGGAACCGGATTCGCCGCCCGCCCGCGCGTTGACGGGCGCGCTGACCTGGGCCGCCCTGTGGGCCGGCTTCGAATGGGTGCGCGCGGTGCTGCTCACCGGCTTTCCCTGGCTGAACATCGGCTATGCCCATGTCGATAGCCCGCTGGCCGGCTGGGCGCCGCTGCTGGGCGTGCACGGCATGGCCTTCCTGGCGGCCTTCGCCGCGGCGGCGATCGCCACGCTGTGGCAGCCCTCGCGCAAGACCCCGCTGGACGGCCGGCGCGCGCTGGCCGCCGGCCTCGCGCTGGCGCTGGCCGCGACCGGCTGGCTGCTGGCCCGCATCGACTGGTCGCGCCCTTTCGGCGAGCCGCTGAACGTGCGCCTGATCCAGGGCAACATCGAACAGTCGCAGAAATTCGATCCCGCGCTGCTGGACCAGAGCCTGCGCCGCCATCTGGAACTGGCCGCGCTGCCGCCCATGCCGGGCGAACCCGCGCCGCAGCTGACCATCCTGCCCGAAACCGTGATGCCGGTGTTCCAGAACCAGCTCGACCCGCGCGTCTGGGAAGCCTGGCGCGCCATCGCCGCGCGGCAGAACAGCGTGATCGCCATGGGCTCGCCGCTGCTGGACGTAGTGGGTGGGCGCGAACGCTACACCAACAGCGTGATCGGCTTCGACGGCGCCACGCCGGTCGAGCATCTGCTCGCCGGCTCGACCGCCATGCGCTACGACAAGCGCCACCTGGTGCCCTGGGGTGAATACGTGCCGCCGGGTTTCCACTGGTTCGTCGACATGCTCGACATTCCGCTGGGCGATTTCGACCGTGGCGCGGAACGCCAGACGCCCTTCGCCGTGGGCGGCCAGCACGTGGCCTTCAATATCTGCTACGAAGACCTGTTCGGTCCGGACCTGCTGCCAGCGCTGCAACCGGGCCCGCAGGGCGAACCCGGCGCGACCATCCTGGTGAACGTCAGCAACCTGGGCTGGTTTGGCGATTCCTGGGCGCTGCGCCAGCATCTGCAGATCGGCCGGCTGCGCACCATCGAGACGGCGCGCCCCATGCTGACCGCCACCAACACCGGCATCACCGCCGCGATCGACGCCAAGGGCCATGTCGCCGCGCAACTGGCGCCGATGCAGCCGGGCGTGCTGCCCGTCAGCGTGCAGGGCATGACTGGCCTCACCCCCTACGCCCGCTTCGGCGACAAGCTCGCGCTGGCGTTGGTGGGCGTGGTGCTGATCGGCGCGCTGGGCGCGACGCGCAAGCGCGGCTGA
- a CDS encoding DMT family transporter, with product MTPGLLYLAASIACSVTVAAMLKLARGWRIDVRQAIAVNYAVAATLCWALLRPASDTLFAAGTPWLTLAALGILLPSVFLAMAQAVRHAGVARSDAAQRLALFIPLIAAFLLFGETPDGRKLAAIALAFCALYCLLRRPSPDGEPAEGGRDRWLWPLIVWAGYGVIDVLFKQVARTGTAFSGALLLAFMLAGMLMLGYLVWRRARWEWRHALAGVALGLANFGNILTYIRAHQSLPGHPSVVFASMNMGVIALGALIGALAFRESLSRLNLLGLALALAAIVLMIPR from the coding sequence CTGACGCCCGGCCTGCTGTATCTGGCGGCCAGCATCGCCTGCAGCGTGACGGTGGCCGCGATGCTGAAGCTGGCGCGCGGCTGGCGCATCGACGTGCGCCAGGCCATCGCGGTGAACTACGCGGTCGCCGCGACCTTGTGCTGGGCCCTGCTGCGACCGGCGTCCGACACGCTGTTCGCGGCGGGCACGCCCTGGCTGACGCTGGCGGCGCTGGGCATCCTGCTGCCCAGCGTGTTCCTCGCCATGGCGCAGGCCGTGCGCCATGCCGGCGTGGCGCGCAGCGACGCGGCGCAGCGCCTGGCCCTGTTCATTCCGCTGATCGCCGCGTTCCTGCTGTTCGGCGAGACGCCGGACGGCCGCAAGCTGGCCGCGATCGCGTTGGCGTTCTGCGCGCTGTATTGCCTGCTGCGCCGCCCGTCGCCGGACGGCGAGCCCGCCGAGGGCGGCCGCGACCGCTGGCTGTGGCCGCTGATAGTCTGGGCCGGCTATGGCGTGATCGACGTGCTGTTCAAGCAGGTGGCGCGCACCGGCACGGCCTTTTCCGGCGCGCTGCTGCTGGCCTTCATGCTGGCCGGGATGCTGATGCTGGGCTACCTCGTATGGCGTCGCGCGCGATGGGAGTGGCGCCATGCGCTGGCGGGCGTGGCGCTGGGTCTGGCGAACTTCGGCAATATCCTGACCTATATCCGCGCGCACCAATCGCTGCCGGGTCACCCGTCGGTGGTGTTCGCATCCATGAACATGGGTGTCATCGCCCTGGGCGCGCTGATCGGCGCCCTGGCGTTTCGGGAATCGCTCTCGCGCCTGAACCTGCTGGGGCTGGCGCTGGCCCTGGCGGCCATCGTGCTGATGATCCCCCGCTAG
- a CDS encoding aldo/keto reductase, producing MGTSTSFPTRPLGRSGMSITRIGLGAWAMGGNGWAVGWGPQDDADSICAIRLAVDRGINWIDTAAVYGLGHSEEIVRRALAQMAPSERPYVFTKCGLTWSDAQPQATPRRTGAPASIRREVEDSLRRLGVERIDLYQMHWPAGDGTSLDGYWETLLALKREGKVGAVGLSNHNLAQLQDAEALGHVDSLQPPFSAIQRSAAADLIPWCEAHGTGVIVYSPMQSGLLSGGFSEARAASLPADDWRSRHAEFRAPALQRNLALAQAFRPVAERHGATVAAAAVAWTLAWQGVTGAIVGARNAAQVDALLGAAELELDDEDMARIADAIERTGAGQGPSRPSGDQSALPEDLFS from the coding sequence ATGGGCACAAGCACATCCTTTCCTACCCGTCCCCTGGGACGCTCGGGCATGTCGATCACGCGCATCGGGCTGGGCGCCTGGGCCATGGGCGGCAATGGCTGGGCGGTGGGCTGGGGGCCGCAGGACGATGCCGATTCCATCTGCGCGATCCGGCTGGCGGTGGACCGGGGCATCAACTGGATCGATACCGCGGCGGTCTACGGCCTGGGCCATTCCGAAGAGATCGTGCGCCGCGCGCTGGCGCAGATGGCGCCGTCCGAGCGCCCCTACGTGTTCACCAAGTGCGGCCTGACCTGGTCCGACGCACAGCCGCAGGCCACGCCACGGCGCACCGGCGCGCCGGCAAGCATCCGGCGCGAGGTCGAGGATTCGCTGCGCCGTCTGGGCGTGGAGCGGATCGACCTCTATCAAATGCACTGGCCGGCGGGCGACGGCACATCGCTGGACGGCTACTGGGAAACGCTGCTGGCGCTCAAGCGCGAGGGCAAGGTCGGCGCGGTGGGGCTGTCGAACCATAACCTGGCCCAGTTGCAGGACGCGGAGGCGCTGGGGCATGTGGACAGCCTGCAGCCGCCGTTTTCCGCGATCCAGCGCAGCGCGGCCGCCGATCTGATTCCCTGGTGCGAGGCGCACGGCACCGGCGTCATCGTCTACAGCCCGATGCAGTCGGGCCTGTTGAGCGGCGGATTCAGCGAGGCGCGCGCGGCCAGTTTGCCCGCCGATGACTGGCGTTCGCGCCATGCCGAGTTCCGGGCGCCAGCGTTGCAACGCAATCTGGCATTGGCGCAGGCTTTCCGGCCGGTCGCCGAGCGTCACGGGGCGACGGTCGCCGCCGCCGCGGTGGCCTGGACCCTGGCTTGGCAGGGCGTGACCGGCGCGATCGTCGGCGCGCGCAACGCGGCGCAGGTGGACGCCTTGCTGGGCGCTGCCGAACTCGAGCTGGATGATGAGGATATGGCGCGCATCGCCGATGCGATCGAGCGGACGGGCGCTGGCCAGGGGCCGTCGCGTCCGTCGGGCGACCAGTCGGCCTTGCCCGAGGATCTGTTCAGCTAG